A single Bifidobacterium scardovii JCM 12489 = DSM 13734 DNA region contains:
- a CDS encoding ROK family glucokinase, producing the protein MSTLAIDIGGTKIAAAVCDANDAIVQRWRVPTPMDADAINNHIAEIYQEAAKAHPGIEAIGISAAGNVSADRKTLTFSANIPAWINYNLSEHIGELIGNAVPVIVENDANCAGWGEFVHGAGQGTSNMVALTVGTGLGGAIVINGELYRGSFGMAAELGHLPMVPDGDTCGCGLRGCAERYTSGSALEHFAKSAVRRRPQDAARLLELCDGDVNKLEGPMVSQAAQEGDVLGLYAFGKIGEWLGRTMAATAAVLDPDVFVIGGGVVAVGDILLEPARYNYARFLEGSAYRGHAKIVAATAGQDAGLIGAANLALR; encoded by the coding sequence ATGTCCACACTTGCCATCGATATCGGAGGAACCAAGATCGCCGCCGCCGTGTGCGATGCAAACGATGCCATCGTGCAGCGCTGGCGAGTGCCCACGCCGATGGACGCCGACGCGATCAACAACCACATCGCCGAGATCTACCAGGAGGCCGCCAAGGCGCATCCCGGCATCGAGGCGATCGGCATCTCCGCGGCGGGCAACGTCAGCGCGGACCGCAAGACTCTGACCTTCTCCGCGAACATCCCCGCCTGGATCAACTACAACCTGTCCGAGCACATCGGCGAGCTCATCGGCAACGCCGTGCCGGTCATCGTCGAGAATGACGCGAACTGCGCCGGCTGGGGCGAATTCGTGCACGGCGCCGGCCAGGGCACGTCCAACATGGTGGCGCTCACCGTCGGCACGGGCCTCGGCGGCGCGATCGTGATCAACGGCGAGCTGTACCGCGGCTCCTTCGGCATGGCCGCCGAGCTGGGCCACCTGCCCATGGTGCCGGACGGCGACACCTGCGGCTGCGGTCTGCGCGGCTGCGCCGAGCGCTACACCTCCGGCAGCGCGCTGGAGCACTTCGCCAAGTCGGCGGTGCGCCGCCGCCCGCAGGACGCCGCCCGCCTGCTGGAACTGTGCGACGGCGACGTGAACAAGCTGGAGGGCCCGATGGTCTCCCAGGCCGCCCAGGAGGGCGACGTGCTCGGCCTGTACGCCTTCGGCAAGATCGGCGAATGGCTCGGCCGCACGATGGCCGCGACCGCCGCCGTGCTCGACCCGGACGTGTTCGTGATCGGCGGCGGCGTGGTGGCCGTCGGCGACATCCTGCTTGAGCCGGCCCGCTACAACTACGCGCGCTTCCTCGAGGGCAGCGCCTACCGCGGCCACGCCAAGATCGTCGCCGCGACCGCGGG
- a CDS encoding DMT family transporter translates to MAVTWMLLFATIICEVIATLSLRASAGFSKPVWAIPVVIGYVVCFYLLSVVLERGMPTALAYGVWSCVGIILTAVAARFLFHDPLNWRMFLGMAIMIIGIIVMQWGTHTA, encoded by the coding sequence ATGGCGGTGACATGGATGCTGCTGTTTGCGACGATCATCTGCGAGGTCATCGCCACGCTGTCCCTGCGGGCGTCGGCCGGCTTCTCCAAGCCGGTCTGGGCGATCCCGGTCGTGATCGGCTACGTGGTGTGCTTCTATCTGCTGTCGGTGGTGCTGGAGCGCGGCATGCCGACCGCGCTGGCGTACGGCGTGTGGTCATGCGTCGGCATCATCCTGACGGCGGTCGCCGCGCGGTTCCTGTTCCACGATCCGCTGAACTGGAGGATGTTCCTCGGCATGGCCATCATGATCATCGGCATCATCGTCATGCAGTGGGGCACGCACACCGCATAG
- a CDS encoding DMT family transporter, with amino-acid sequence MTRKITLSPALGKMMLLGCAMLWGGSYPIAKVAMSVVTPQWLMCFRLLAASAIMLILFRKQIMPYLNRSIILPGLLVGLTYWGTMVSQTVGLTMIEPGRSAFLTAAYCVIVPFTSWILLKQRPTPRNLLSAVLCLIGVGFVSLSSGLGGFSIGTGDLLTLTCALVFSFNLVWLGKFGQTIHPVALTFAQFMVAGVCCLIGAALTEPAPTAAWLRPSILACLVYLFFGATMMAQIMQNFGLKVTPPSQASLIMCLETVFGLLFSVAFYGERVSGASGVGFALIFLAILGSQIRLSGRMLERRPRRPRAGGPDHQ; translated from the coding sequence ATGACGCGCAAGATCACGCTCTCCCCCGCCCTCGGCAAGATGATGCTGCTGGGATGCGCGATGCTCTGGGGCGGCAGCTATCCGATCGCCAAGGTCGCCATGAGCGTCGTCACCCCGCAGTGGCTGATGTGCTTCCGGCTGCTCGCGGCCTCGGCGATCATGCTCATCCTGTTCCGCAAGCAGATCATGCCGTATCTCAACCGTTCCATCATCCTGCCGGGGCTGCTCGTCGGCCTGACCTACTGGGGCACCATGGTCAGCCAGACGGTCGGCCTGACCATGATCGAGCCGGGCCGCAGCGCCTTCCTGACCGCGGCCTACTGCGTGATCGTGCCGTTCACGTCGTGGATCCTGCTCAAGCAGCGCCCGACGCCGCGCAATCTGCTGTCCGCCGTGCTGTGCCTGATCGGCGTCGGATTCGTGTCGCTCAGCTCGGGGCTCGGCGGATTCTCCATCGGGACCGGCGATCTGCTGACGCTGACCTGCGCGCTCGTCTTCTCCTTCAATCTGGTGTGGTTGGGCAAATTCGGCCAGACCATCCATCCGGTGGCGCTGACCTTCGCGCAGTTCATGGTGGCCGGCGTCTGCTGCCTGATCGGCGCGGCCCTCACCGAACCGGCCCCGACCGCGGCATGGCTGCGCCCCTCGATCCTGGCCTGCCTGGTCTATCTGTTCTTCGGCGCGACCATGATGGCGCAGATCATGCAGAATTTCGGGCTGAAGGTCACGCCGCCGTCACAGGCCTCGCTCATCATGTGCCTGGAAACCGTCTTCGGACTGCTGTTCTCGGTGGCGTTCTACGGCGAGCGCGTCAGCGGCGCGTCCGGCGTCGGCTTCGCGCTGATCTTCCTGGCGATCCTCGGCTCGCAGATCCGCCTGTCCGGCCGCATGCTCGAGCGCCGTCCCCGCCGGCCGCGCGCCGGCGGACCGGATCACCAATAG
- a CDS encoding ROK family protein, with translation MPVARRINQDDLRNHNLSVVLSSMARSKRPMSRAALAKETGLTKATLSLLSDILLRNEVIRQLKPTSDSSFGRPSTPLAFDSGRWAGVGMQINTDGFGYTVLDLNGTIVDTAWRERTMDDVDPDDVFAQLDELMRPVERNLQRYGYTITGAELALPGLVTNHNTLLVARNLGWRDIDLNRYEVFRRLGADANNEATLAAIAQIPGYASQRPERDWPIDTLDSFVYVSTDVGIGGAYVREGQIVKGDHGFAGEIGHISVNMRGPQCRCGRHGCLELYAGRRAMMVASGIAGERDAARTDLLPRLHAAWRGGETKAVFAVENAVAALASALASTLNVIDTENIVLGGLWSEFGEDLRGNLEQRVQSQILARDSVKVRLMFPPVTDHPAMYGAAVMGLDRLFRDPLSFMTVE, from the coding sequence ATGCCGGTGGCAAGAAGGATCAACCAGGATGATCTGCGCAATCACAATCTGTCGGTGGTGCTCTCGTCGATGGCACGCTCCAAGCGGCCCATGAGCCGCGCGGCGCTCGCCAAGGAGACCGGCCTGACCAAGGCGACGCTGTCGCTGCTGAGCGACATCCTGCTGCGCAACGAGGTCATACGCCAGCTCAAGCCCACGTCGGATTCCTCGTTCGGCAGGCCCAGCACGCCGCTGGCGTTCGACTCGGGGCGGTGGGCCGGCGTCGGCATGCAGATCAACACCGACGGCTTCGGGTACACCGTGCTCGATCTGAACGGCACCATCGTGGACACGGCATGGCGGGAACGCACGATGGACGATGTCGACCCCGACGACGTCTTCGCCCAGCTGGACGAGCTGATGAGGCCGGTTGAGCGCAACCTGCAGCGTTACGGCTATACGATCACGGGCGCCGAGCTGGCCCTTCCCGGGCTGGTGACCAATCACAACACGCTGCTGGTGGCGCGCAATCTCGGCTGGCGCGACATCGACCTGAACCGGTACGAGGTGTTCCGCAGGCTGGGCGCCGACGCCAACAACGAGGCCACGCTGGCGGCCATCGCGCAGATCCCCGGCTACGCCTCGCAGCGGCCGGAACGGGATTGGCCGATCGACACCCTGGATTCGTTCGTCTATGTGTCCACCGACGTGGGCATCGGCGGCGCCTACGTGCGCGAGGGGCAGATCGTCAAGGGGGACCACGGCTTCGCCGGCGAGATCGGCCATATCAGCGTCAATATGCGCGGGCCGCAGTGCCGTTGCGGGCGCCATGGATGCCTGGAGCTGTACGCCGGGCGGCGCGCGATGATGGTCGCGTCGGGCATCGCCGGCGAACGGGACGCCGCGCGCACCGACCTGCTGCCGAGGCTGCACGCGGCCTGGCGGGGAGGGGAGACCAAGGCCGTGTTCGCCGTGGAGAACGCGGTGGCGGCGCTGGCGAGCGCGCTGGCCTCCACGCTGAACGTCATCGACACCGAGAACATCGTGCTCGGCGGCCTGTGGAGCGAGTTCGGCGAGGACCTGCGCGGGAATCTCGAGCAGCGCGTCCAGTCGCAGATACTGGCCCGGGACTCGGTGAAGGTGCGGCTGATGTTCCCGCCGGTCACCGATCATCCCGCGATGTACGGCGCCGCCGTGATGGGTCTGGACCGGCTGTTCCGCGATCCGCTGTCGTTCATGACCGTCGAATAG
- the xylA gene encoding xylose isomerase: MGLWDIDKIEYVGRAKGPQESLAFHYYDADRVVAGKKMKDWLRFGVAWWHTFNQELVDPFGTGTAQRPYYKYTDPMDQALAKVDYAFELFQKLGVEYFCFHDRDIAPEGDTLRETNANLDKVVDKIDENMKVTGVKLLWNTSSLFTNPRFVSGAATSPFADVYAYAGGQLKKSLEIGKRLGAENYVFWGGREGYENLWNTQMKREQDHIAKFFHMCADYAKEIGMDAQFLIEPKPKEPTLHQYDFDAATAIEFLKTYDLTDVFKLNLEGNHANLAGHTYQHEIRVAREAGFLGSLDANQGDKLIGWDMDEFPTDLYETVAVMWEVLAAGSIGPHGGLNFDAKPRRTSFTPEDLFRSHIAGMDAYAAGLLVAAKMHEDNYIEDLQAERYSSFDSGIGATVENGTATLATLEAYAIDKPQSELIAATKSDHLESVKATINNYIIDVLAE, translated from the coding sequence ATGGGTCTGTGGGATATCGACAAGATCGAGTACGTCGGCCGCGCGAAGGGGCCTCAGGAGAGCCTGGCGTTCCACTATTACGATGCCGACCGCGTCGTCGCCGGCAAGAAGATGAAGGATTGGCTGCGCTTCGGCGTCGCTTGGTGGCACACCTTCAACCAGGAGCTCGTCGATCCGTTCGGCACCGGCACCGCGCAGCGCCCGTACTACAAGTACACCGATCCGATGGATCAGGCCCTGGCCAAGGTCGACTACGCCTTCGAGCTGTTCCAGAAGCTCGGCGTCGAGTACTTCTGCTTCCATGACCGCGACATCGCCCCCGAGGGTGACACCCTGCGCGAGACCAACGCGAACCTCGACAAGGTCGTCGACAAGATCGACGAGAACATGAAGGTCACCGGCGTCAAGCTGCTGTGGAACACCTCCTCCCTGTTCACCAACCCGCGCTTCGTCTCCGGCGCCGCGACCTCGCCGTTCGCCGACGTCTACGCCTACGCCGGCGGCCAGCTCAAGAAGAGCCTGGAGATCGGCAAGCGCCTTGGCGCCGAGAACTACGTGTTCTGGGGCGGCCGCGAGGGCTATGAGAACCTGTGGAACACGCAGATGAAGCGCGAGCAGGACCATATCGCCAAGTTCTTCCACATGTGCGCGGATTACGCCAAGGAAATCGGCATGGACGCCCAGTTCCTGATCGAGCCGAAGCCGAAGGAGCCGACGCTGCATCAGTACGACTTCGACGCCGCGACCGCCATCGAATTCCTCAAGACCTACGACCTGACCGACGTCTTCAAGCTGAACCTCGAGGGCAACCACGCCAACCTGGCCGGCCACACCTACCAGCACGAGATCCGCGTGGCCCGCGAGGCCGGGTTCCTGGGCTCCCTCGACGCCAACCAGGGCGACAAGCTCATCGGCTGGGACATGGACGAGTTCCCGACCGACCTGTACGAGACCGTCGCCGTCATGTGGGAGGTGCTCGCCGCGGGTTCGATCGGCCCCCACGGCGGCCTGAACTTCGACGCCAAGCCGCGCCGCACCTCCTTCACGCCGGAGGATCTGTTCCGCTCGCACATCGCGGGCATGGACGCCTACGCGGCCGGTCTGCTCGTCGCGGCCAAAATGCACGAGGACAACTACATCGAGGATCTTCAGGCCGAGCGCTACAGCTCCTTCGACTCCGGCATCGGCGCGACCGTCGAGAACGGCACCGCCACGCTGGCGACCCTCGAGGCGTACGCGATCGACAAGCCGCAGTCAGAGCTGATCGCCGCCACCAAGTCCGATCACCTCGAGTCCGTCAAGGCCACGATCAACAACTACATCATCGACGTCCTGGCCGAGTAA
- a CDS encoding right-handed parallel beta-helix repeat-containing protein, which translates to MTQYHVSASAVGAGAGTESDPFRTIGQAAAIARAGDEVIVHAGTYRESVDPRYGGESATDRIVYRAAEGEPRPVVKGSERIGSWKPQGGGVWSVTLPDAFFGGYNPYRQTVFGDWTVYPDPKVEVRHLGDVYLNGKSFYEVSSLGKVRDPERWGTGRDAATGTVVPLIDPDATVNVWYCEADAERTTIWANFHDADPNAELVEINVRETCFYPSRPFVNYITVRGFEMAQAACPYTPPTADQVGLIGPHWSRGWVIEDNVIHDAKCSAISLGKEISTGDNDSTRTHRKSGYQYQKEAVYKALRVGWKRGVVGGHTVRGNVIRDCGQNGVVGHMGCAFSTVERNHIYRIGTKREFFGWEVAAIKMHAAVDTVVRANRVHDSVLGMWLDWQAQGTFVDANVFYRNTRDVMTEVTHGPITFANNVFASAFSFDDFAQGAAFVNNLFAGRVRHTQVLDRSTPYHFPHATDVAGEAFVYGGDDRYFNNVFMAVGAERPSLAGEADDAPAARERYLADCGTARFSDNPRSLADYERAVDEAGLGDEELYREMPQPVYLADNTYLGGAVPATGEPGATVSGEPGTLNLREADDGLWLSLALPEAASGATGPVVSTEDLGQPRIVEEYFEHADGSPIVVDRDITGAPRAPRSARGPLAALGGGERLVWRAPDAPCDREGR; encoded by the coding sequence ATGACGCAATACCATGTTTCGGCGAGCGCGGTCGGTGCCGGCGCCGGCACCGAATCCGATCCCTTCCGCACCATCGGGCAGGCGGCGGCGATAGCCCGCGCCGGCGACGAGGTGATCGTGCACGCGGGCACGTACCGCGAGTCGGTCGACCCCCGTTACGGCGGCGAAAGCGCGACGGACCGCATCGTCTATCGGGCGGCGGAGGGGGAACCCCGCCCCGTCGTCAAGGGATCGGAGCGGATCGGGTCGTGGAAGCCGCAGGGCGGCGGCGTGTGGAGCGTGACGCTTCCCGACGCGTTCTTCGGCGGCTACAACCCGTACCGGCAAACCGTGTTCGGCGACTGGACCGTGTACCCCGACCCGAAGGTCGAGGTGCGCCATCTTGGCGACGTGTACCTCAACGGCAAGTCGTTCTATGAGGTCTCCTCGCTGGGCAAGGTGCGCGACCCCGAGCGGTGGGGCACCGGGCGCGACGCGGCCACCGGCACCGTGGTGCCGCTCATCGACCCGGACGCTACGGTGAATGTCTGGTACTGCGAGGCCGATGCCGAACGCACGACCATCTGGGCGAATTTCCACGATGCCGACCCGAACGCGGAACTCGTCGAGATCAACGTGCGCGAGACGTGCTTCTATCCGAGCCGGCCGTTCGTCAACTACATCACGGTCCGCGGCTTCGAGATGGCGCAGGCGGCCTGCCCGTACACGCCGCCGACCGCCGATCAGGTCGGCCTGATCGGCCCGCATTGGTCGCGCGGATGGGTGATCGAGGACAACGTCATCCACGACGCCAAATGCTCGGCGATCAGTCTCGGCAAGGAGATCTCCACCGGCGACAACGACTCGACGCGCACGCACCGCAAATCCGGCTACCAGTACCAGAAGGAGGCCGTGTACAAGGCCCTGCGCGTCGGCTGGAAGCGGGGCGTCGTCGGCGGCCACACCGTGCGCGGCAACGTGATCCGCGATTGCGGCCAGAACGGCGTGGTCGGCCACATGGGCTGCGCGTTCAGCACCGTGGAGCGCAATCACATCTACCGCATCGGCACCAAGCGCGAGTTCTTCGGCTGGGAGGTCGCCGCCATCAAGATGCACGCCGCGGTCGACACGGTGGTGCGCGCCAACCGCGTGCATGACTCGGTGCTCGGCATGTGGCTCGACTGGCAGGCGCAGGGCACCTTCGTGGACGCCAACGTGTTCTACCGCAACACGCGCGATGTGATGACCGAGGTCACGCACGGACCGATCACCTTCGCGAACAACGTCTTCGCCTCGGCGTTCAGCTTCGACGACTTCGCGCAGGGCGCGGCCTTCGTCAACAACCTGTTCGCCGGGCGCGTGCGCCACACCCAGGTGCTCGATCGTTCCACGCCGTATCACTTCCCCCACGCCACCGACGTGGCCGGCGAGGCGTTCGTCTACGGCGGCGACGACCGGTATTTCAACAACGTCTTCATGGCGGTCGGCGCCGAGCGCCCGTCGCTCGCGGGCGAGGCCGACGACGCGCCGGCCGCGAGGGAGCGGTACCTGGCCGACTGCGGCACCGCCCGCTTCTCCGACAATCCGCGTTCCCTGGCCGACTACGAACGCGCGGTCGACGAGGCCGGGCTCGGCGACGAGGAGCTGTACCGTGAGATGCCCCAGCCCGTGTATCTGGCCGATAACACCTACCTCGGCGGCGCCGTCCCGGCGACGGGGGAGCCCGGTGCCACGGTGAGCGGCGAGCCCGGTACGCTGAACCTGCGGGAGGCCGACGACGGGCTGTGGCTCTCCCTCGCCCTGCCCGAGGCGGCATCCGGGGCCACGGGGCCGGTGGTCTCCACCGAGGACCTTGGGCAGCCGCGCATCGTGGAGGAGTACTTCGAGCACGCCGACGGATCGCCCATCGTCGTGGACCGCGACATCACCGGTGCGCCGCGTGCGCCGCGGTCCGCCCGAGGCCCCCTCGCGGCGCTCGGCGGCGGCGAACGGCTCGTCTGGCGCGCCCCGGATGCGCCCTGCGATCGGGAGGGGCGGTGA
- a CDS encoding Gfo/Idh/MocA family protein, whose translation MAPYSMVVFGDGWRARFFCRMAAAIPDALEVRAVIGHHRDRLESIEREYGVRASTDAALLRRCDPDFVALAVSWPAMPGMIETMAGEGCHVLCETPPAPDLEGLRGLWSRVADRAELVQVGEQYHRMPGHAARLAVIRSGAIGTPNSAEIASTHMYHAVALIRAYLGVGAIRATVNAREFTAPMMNPRQVEGWDDPARLSDLKTTIATIDFGEGRYGLYNFVDNQWWNPLLSRRAAVRGTLGEIVDDRVMRWKDGAPIPSRIEYRRLGVDMNLEGNGIATASFDGNIVYRNAYMESRLSEDDLAVADHLVAMGRYARGEGPAVYPLAEGIHDHAIALAMDESARLGRDVAVEGEAWMA comes from the coding sequence ATGGCGCCCTACTCGATGGTGGTCTTCGGGGACGGCTGGCGTGCGCGCTTCTTCTGCCGCATGGCGGCCGCGATCCCCGATGCCCTGGAGGTGCGGGCGGTGATCGGCCATCACCGAGACCGCCTGGAATCGATCGAACGGGAGTACGGCGTGCGTGCGTCGACGGATGCGGCGCTGCTGCGCCGGTGCGATCCTGATTTCGTGGCGCTCGCGGTGTCGTGGCCGGCGATGCCGGGGATGATCGAGACGATGGCCGGCGAGGGGTGCCATGTGCTGTGCGAGACCCCGCCGGCTCCCGATCTTGAAGGGCTGCGCGGGCTGTGGTCGCGTGTGGCCGACCGGGCCGAACTGGTGCAGGTCGGGGAGCAGTACCATCGCATGCCCGGCCATGCGGCGCGGCTGGCGGTGATCCGGTCGGGGGCGATCGGCACGCCGAACTCGGCCGAGATCGCGTCGACGCACATGTACCACGCGGTCGCGCTGATCCGGGCGTATCTGGGCGTCGGCGCCATCCGGGCCACGGTGAACGCGCGCGAGTTCACCGCCCCGATGATGAACCCCCGCCAGGTCGAAGGCTGGGACGACCCGGCCCGGCTGAGCGACCTGAAGACGACCATCGCCACCATCGATTTCGGCGAGGGGCGGTATGGGCTGTACAACTTCGTGGACAACCAGTGGTGGAACCCGCTGCTGAGCCGGCGCGCGGCCGTCCGCGGCACCCTCGGGGAGATCGTCGACGACCGGGTGATGCGGTGGAAGGACGGCGCGCCGATCCCGTCGCGTATCGAATACCGACGGCTGGGCGTCGACATGAACCTGGAGGGCAACGGGATCGCGACCGCCAGCTTCGACGGGAACATCGTGTACCGCAACGCGTACATGGAGTCGCGCCTGTCCGAGGACGACCTCGCCGTCGCCGATCATCTGGTGGCCATGGGCCGGTACGCGCGCGGCGAGGGGCCAGCGGTCTATCCGCTCGCCGAGGGCATCCACGATCATGCGATCGCCCTGGCCATGGACGAGTCGGCTCGCCTCGGCCGCGACGTGGCCGTCGAAGGCGAGGCCTGGATGGCATGA
- a CDS encoding xylulokinase: MARILVAGVDTSTQSCKVRVTDAATGELVRFGQARHPDGTSVDPNAWWSAFQEAAAQAGGLDDVAALAVGGQQHGMVLLDRQGRVVRDALLWNDTRSAPQAASLIAQLGAAPARADEIADGIADGDDPAAAELRGKQRWVRATGSSPVASYTLTKLAWTAQAEPDNARRAAAVCLPHDWLSWRIAGFGPVGDGSARLDTLFTDRSDASGTSYYDSAANVYRRDLIALALAPAYGAEGSIDAAGNIDVPAQAFDHANALVLPTVLGPRDAAPVKADPSIAGKDVPGGCIIAPGGGDNAMASLGLGLEVGDVSISLGTSGVAAAIAQNPTYDMTGAISGFADCTGHWLPLACTINGSRIADAGRAALGVDYDELADLASQSVPGAEGVTLTPYFDGERTPNRPDATATLHGMTLANTTRANIARAFVEGLLCSQRDCLELVRGLGVDVKRILLIGGGAKSAAVRAYAPGILGMDVQLPATDEYVAIGAARQAAWVLGGEGEPPAWPLTIEGTLTGDPTPEVYAQYARYRG, from the coding sequence ATGGCCCGAATTCTCGTAGCCGGCGTCGATACCTCGACCCAGTCCTGCAAGGTGCGCGTGACCGACGCCGCCACCGGGGAGCTGGTCCGTTTCGGTCAGGCCCGGCACCCGGACGGCACCAGCGTCGATCCGAACGCGTGGTGGAGCGCCTTTCAGGAGGCCGCTGCCCAGGCCGGCGGCCTCGACGACGTCGCCGCGCTGGCGGTCGGCGGCCAGCAGCACGGCATGGTGCTGCTCGACCGGCAGGGGCGCGTGGTGCGCGACGCGCTGCTGTGGAACGATACCCGCTCCGCCCCACAGGCCGCGTCGCTGATCGCGCAGCTTGGCGCCGCACCGGCCCGCGCGGACGAGATCGCCGACGGCATCGCGGACGGGGACGACCCGGCCGCCGCCGAACTGCGCGGCAAGCAGCGCTGGGTGCGCGCCACCGGGTCCTCCCCCGTCGCCTCCTATACGCTCACCAAGCTCGCCTGGACCGCTCAAGCGGAACCCGACAACGCGCGGCGCGCGGCGGCCGTCTGCCTGCCGCACGACTGGCTCAGCTGGCGCATCGCCGGATTCGGCCCGGTCGGCGACGGCAGCGCCCGGCTCGACACCCTGTTCACCGACCGCTCCGACGCCTCGGGCACCAGCTATTACGATTCCGCCGCGAACGTCTACCGCCGAGACCTGATCGCGCTCGCCCTGGCGCCGGCCTACGGCGCCGAGGGGTCCATCGATGCGGCCGGCAACATCGACGTCCCGGCACAGGCCTTCGACCATGCCAACGCGCTGGTCCTCCCGACCGTGCTCGGCCCGCGCGACGCGGCTCCGGTCAAGGCCGATCCGTCGATCGCCGGCAAGGACGTGCCCGGCGGCTGCATCATCGCCCCCGGCGGCGGCGACAATGCGATGGCGTCGCTGGGGCTCGGGCTGGAGGTCGGCGACGTCTCGATCTCGCTGGGCACGTCCGGCGTCGCGGCCGCGATCGCCCAGAACCCGACCTACGACATGACCGGGGCGATCTCCGGCTTCGCCGACTGCACCGGCCACTGGCTGCCGCTGGCCTGCACGATCAACGGCTCGCGCATCGCCGACGCCGGCCGCGCGGCGCTCGGCGTGGACTACGACGAGCTGGCCGATCTGGCCTCGCAGTCGGTTCCGGGAGCCGAGGGCGTCACCCTGACCCCCTACTTCGACGGCGAGCGCACCCCGAACCGCCCGGACGCCACCGCCACGCTCCACGGCATGACGCTGGCGAACACCACGCGCGCGAACATCGCCCGGGCCTTCGTCGAGGGGCTGCTGTGCTCCCAGCGCGATTGCCTCGAACTGGTCAGGGGGCTCGGCGTGGACGTCAAGCGCATCCTGCTGATCGGCGGCGGCGCAAAATCCGCGGCCGTGCGCGCCTACGCGCCGGGAATCCTCGGCATGGACGTGCAGCTGCCGGCCACCGACGAATACGTGGCGATCGGCGCCGCGCGCCAGGCCGCATGGGTGCTCGGCGGCGAGGGCGAGCCGCCGGCATGGCCGCTGACCATCGAGGGGACGCTGACCGGCGACCCCACGCCGGAGGTCTACGCGCAGTACGCCCGGTATCGCGGCTGA
- a CDS encoding ECF transporter S component: protein MAGRGAACAGCHAHAVCGGSRQEHAMSDAAKHPIDQSVNPSTSDSPSSPAAGGQAGSRLRWKPQDIAVGAALGAACGVLFWGLNFGYAPLSALLGAILPGLMSMFHAMWYFSGTLALLILRKPGAAVYVNLVGSLIESTIGSQFSIALILISTLLQGLAAEIPFAVTRYRVFNLPTAIVSGALTALVYGCYLMLFYYQGVSFLSPRGIVHMIAELVGGVVFSGVMSWWLYIALAKTGVLERLASGRALSQRQREA, encoded by the coding sequence ATGGCGGGTCGCGGCGCCGCTTGCGCCGGCTGCCATGCCCATGCCGTGTGCGGCGGTAGCAGGCAGGAGCATGCCATGTCCGATGCGGCCAAGCATCCGATCGATCAGTCAGTCAATCCATCAACGTCCGATTCGCCGTCCAGCCCGGCGGCCGGCGGCCAAGCCGGTTCCCGGTTGCGCTGGAAGCCGCAGGACATCGCCGTCGGGGCGGCGCTGGGCGCGGCGTGCGGCGTGCTGTTCTGGGGCCTCAACTTCGGGTATGCGCCGCTCTCCGCGTTGCTCGGCGCGATCCTGCCGGGCCTGATGAGCATGTTCCACGCCATGTGGTATTTCTCCGGCACGCTCGCGCTGCTGATCCTGCGCAAGCCGGGCGCGGCCGTCTACGTCAACCTGGTCGGCTCGCTCATCGAGTCGACCATCGGCAGCCAATTCTCCATCGCGCTCATCCTCATCTCCACCCTGCTGCAGGGGCTCGCCGCCGAAATACCCTTCGCGGTGACGCGGTACCGCGTGTTCAACCTGCCGACGGCCATCGTCTCGGGCGCGCTGACGGCGCTGGTCTACGGCTGCTATCTCATGCTGTTCTACTATCAGGGCGTGTCGTTCCTCAGCCCGCGCGGCATCGTGCACATGATCGCCGAGCTCGTCGGCGGCGTCGTCTTCAGCGGCGTCATGAGCTGGTGGCTCTATATCGCGCTCGCCAAGACCGGCGTGCTGGAACGGCTCGCGTCCGGGCGCGCGCTGTCGCAGCGCCAGCGCGAGGCGTGA
- the rpmE gene encoding 50S ribosomal protein L31, translating into MKQGIHPDYHAVQVTCSCGNTFVTRSTAKEDHMTVDVCSKCHPFYTGKQKILDTGGRVARFEKRYGKKAK; encoded by the coding sequence ATGAAGCAGGGTATCCACCCCGATTATCATGCCGTGCAGGTCACCTGCTCGTGCGGCAACACCTTCGTCACCCGTTCCACCGCCAAGGAAGACCACATGACGGTCGACGTGTGCTCGAAGTGCCACCCCTTCTACACCGGCAAGCAGAAGATTCTCGACACCGGCGGCCGCGTGGCTCGCTTCGAGAAGCGCTACGGCAAGAAGGCCAAGTAG